TGTTGGTATATATCGATTTTTGGTCTTTAGCAAAACTATTTCCTAAGGCACTAAACAATAAATCCTGATCTTCATGCCGTTTAAAGTCCTTTTTATATTGTAATTCGTATCTTATTTTTGGGTTGGTAGCTTCGGTGTTATCTTGTCGTAACCAGCTATCGGTTAAGGTGGTTTCATCGTATACTTTATCAAAATAAGATTTCGCCAATTGATCCTCAATTTCAAAAGCATAAGTACCTGAAAGGGTCAATACATTGCGTTCGTTAATATGAAAATCGGTACCCAAAAGCACACTCCCAAATTTCTCATTAAAGGTGCTGCGTTCGTTGTTGGTTATGGTAGAATCATTTACAAAATCCTTATTTATAGATTTCCTTTTGGTTTTAAAGGTTCTTTTACCAAAGCCAAGTTGGGTAAATAAATTGAACTTTTCGGTGCGTTTGTTCAAACTTAAACCAAAACTATTACTATTGGGCACGCCAGCATTTAAGGATGCCGACCCATTAAGCCCTCTTTTTTCCGAACTTTTAATCACAATATTTATAATACCCGCTGTACCTGAAGCATTATATTTTGCCGATGGATTGGTAATAACTTCAATCCTTTCAATCATATCGGCAGTAATGGTTCCGAGGGCGTTCCCATCGGCGGAAGCTAACACGGAAGGCTTCCCATTAATTAATATTTGAACCCCTTGGCTACCTCGTAAACTAATTTCTCCTTCAATAGAAACATTCACGGAAGGTACACTGTTCAGCACTTCTAATGAACTGGCTCCTGTGGAACTGATATCAGACCCTACAATAAACACACGCTTATCCAGTTTAAATTCAGTCTGCGATTTTTCGGCACGTATCAACACTTCGCCTAAAGCATTCAAGTCTTCAGATAATGTAATAACGCCTAAATCAATCTTAGTTTTATTAAGCTGAAGCTCTTTAATGAGTTGGCTAGCATAGCCCATAAAACTCACCTCAATATAAAAATCAGTGGCATTGGTTTCTATTGCAAAGTGTCCGTTGCTGTCTGATATAGTACCAGTGATAGGCGTACTTGTCGTATTTTGTATTAAGGCAATGGTAGCGTACTCTATAGGTTGCTTGTTTGTGGCTTCCATAACTTTGCCTGTGATTTTTTTTAAAGTATTTTGAGCACATATAGGCGATAACATACCTAAAAAGAAAACAAAAATAGCAGTGATAAAATAGAATTTCATAGATGGAATTATGGCAATTGAAAGGCTAATATACTATCTAAAAAAATAAAAATTACACTTATGAAGGGAATTAACATTTTACGAATAAGTGCCTAGTTGAGTGCCGTCGAACCTCATTGTTAATATACGACCATTATACACTTTTCAGTACCCTTTAATCAATCCAAACCGACTTTGTATTAACAAACTCTTTGATACCATCTCCAGAAAGTTCTCTTCCATAACCACTTTCTTTAACGCCTCCAAAGGGCAACCTAGGATCGGATGCTACTAATTTGTTTACAAAGCAATTTCCTGCTTCTAATTGTAAGGCCAAGGCTTCGCCTTTTTCTTTATCACTCGTTATCACGCCTGCACCTAAACCAAACTTCGAGTTGTTGGCTAATGCAACAGCCTCAGTGTCCGTTTTAGCCCGAATTACCGAAGCTACGGGGCCGAATAATTCTTCATCAAATGCTTCCATGCTTGGTTTTAAATCTGCTAATATCGTAGCTGGGTAATAAGCACCTTTACCCTCTGGAATTTTCCCACCAAGAATTAATTGTCCGCCTTGGGCTATTGTTTTTTCAACTTGTTTATGCAACTCGTCCCTTAAATCGAAACGGGCTAGGGGACCATACACCGTATCTTTATGAGTTGGGTCGCCCATTTTGGCACGCTTCATTTTTTCTGTAAAGCGTTTTAAGAAATCATCGTAAATAGCATCCAATACAA
The genomic region above belongs to Mariniflexile litorale and contains:
- a CDS encoding TonB-dependent receptor encodes the protein MKFYFITAIFVFFLGMLSPICAQNTLKKITGKVMEATNKQPIEYATIALIQNTTSTPITGTISDSNGHFAIETNATDFYIEVSFMGYASQLIKELQLNKTKIDLGVITLSEDLNALGEVLIRAEKSQTEFKLDKRVFIVGSDISSTGASSLEVLNSVPSVNVSIEGEISLRGSQGVQILINGKPSVLASADGNALGTITADMIERIEVITNPSAKYNASGTAGIINIVIKSSEKRGLNGSASLNAGVPNSNSFGLSLNKRTEKFNLFTQLGFGKRTFKTKRKSINKDFVNDSTITNNERSTFNEKFGSVLLGTDFHINERNVLTLSGTYAFEIEDQLAKSYFDKVYDETTLTDSWLRQDNTEATNPKIRYELQYKKDFKRHEDQDLLFSALGNSFAKDQKSIYTNTSSFGDEPNSLQETRTDYKLEDFTFKLDYTHPFLEKYTLETGSQYDINNVSNDFEVRDFINDAWISNPDLTNVFNFDQKVFALYSTMAYEDAIWGLKLGLRLENTNLTTELKTTNELNEKSYANFFPSVHTSYNINENFSLQLGYSKRINRPGLRQLNPFNNIRNNYSISRGNPDLQPEYTDSYELTSIHKLEKASLNFSLYNRYTTDVVENIINFENSVSTSQPENIGTNNTVGFEFNSKYTFAKWFTLTSDFNINYFNRKGEFDTQTFDFKGNRWTTSLTSKFKLPQEFDLELSGNYNSKFASVQGEISENFFADMGLRKKILKGKFIMSLSVRDVFATRVDEQMVSQPTYYTSNRSQRGRFVVFGVSYAFGKGEAMEFSGQR